aATTTCTAGTAAGTTTTAGTTTTACTATTCCGGCAGTCCTATCCACtgaagaaaatttcatttacgATATCTTCTCAAGTTACTTTTTAACGCTTTATAATGGgaaatgtttctttatttcttatttgtcaACCTTGTTTTATACTTTTAAAAGTTTCATCTGTTAGAAATTTTATATCATCGGTATTTACATTTCTACaggattttaattaaataaaaagttacAAACGATAATTCTAACAATTTTTATGTTATTACGCATGGTTCCCTATTCACGGATGCACTTCTAGCTTTTTTCACACTCTTCCTATAACCATCGCCTATAACGTGCTGCTGTCACCAACCCTCGTTGCCTATTCACGGAATCACTTCTAACTTTTTCCATATTCCTTCTATACCGTATCACTTCGATCACCCCTCATCACTCTGCTATTTCGACATCAGTTCATGATTTGCATTTATTTCACATCACTGTAAACAAGGAACACTCATTCGTGGatttaattttacatttttttccccgcaCCGAGTCCAACAACCAGAAACCGCGTTGAATTCTTCAGTAGATAGCAGAATCGATCCTGAGTTAAACAAGATGACAAATAATGTTACAATTTTTGAAAGGAAGGCCAATTCATGGCCCTCTTGATGTGACATTGAAGAGTTTCACCCTAGGGTAATCGAACAGTAATCGAAAGAATTCCGAAGAATTCTAATACCTGAAGAATCCTTCCTATATGGATCCGTTTCGTCGAGCGACACTTCGAGTGAATCAGCCTCGAGGATGAGATCTTCAGCAGTTTGAGAAGAAAGAGTTGTAAGAGGAACAttatgtgatgatgatgatgagatcgGATGAAACGTTTGATGGCGTTGTCCACACGAATGAGTTTAGCTGTCGAGGAACTAACGGAGATTTGCGTGAATTCTTCTTGTTAGAAGTGATACAATTCGAGCCATCTGATGTTTCcaaattaaaaccaaatttagttaaaaaggtaaaattatcCTGTAGATTGATCGACGAGTTTTTACCTCtagaaaacaaagaattcgCATGTTCTGAGTTGTTGAACGCTGGAGGTTGTTCGACAACTTCTGAAATACCGTCTTTAGTCGTACAATTGCTGTCCTGTGACTCTTCGTTGCCATTGTAGAAATCGCGTTGCTCCCCGGTCACTGACAATTTTTGAAGTTCATTGAATCCACTCTTATAACCAATATTTTCTTCTGAGAAGAAGCGTCAGTAGCTCGTTGCATAATGTTAGATAATTGAGACAAACATGCTGTTAACTCATCAGTAGATAGCAGCGTCGATCCTGAGTTAAACAAGATGACAAATTTtggttaaatttttgaaaggaCGATTTTAACAATATAATAACACACCTGCCAGTTCATGGCCCTCTCTGTGAGACATATTGAAGAGTTTCACTCTCGGGTAATCGAAAATGAAGTTTTTATAACGTCACATCAGCGCGAGAGGATCGTTTCAAGACGAGTCCGTCTTGAACGACAAAAAAGCCACAGAGGTAACGGCCATCTTTGATTCCGCTGATCGCATTGCCTTCATTATTTGCCTTCTTTTTGGCCCCTGGACCTTGTTGTTTCGCTCCTCCTTAACACGAAAGATAAAATCATCACAAGCAGATCGAGCATTCGATCATTCCTCCCTGGGGTTTGCCTCGGCAAATACAGTAATAAGCAAGGCCTTGATAATTGGACTTTTTTCTAAagtcaaaacacaaaaaaattagttcaCGATTATGGTATAGTGAATTATGATATttacttgaatgttttgatctCGGATACGTTTGAAGCCAGTTAATTCGTTGTTTTCACTCTCTTTGAAAGCTTCTTCGATTAGTCGaggattttatttcttctctgaTTCAAGGGTGATTACGTCAGTCGCGTTGATTGGGTTGAAGGGAGCTTCTTTGGATCGACGGCGTTGACCTTCCCGGATGTAACGGTCGGCGTTGTTAGGAAAGCCAGTTcgttaatggaatatttggaaCAACTTTAACAGGGGGAATCCAAACTGATCTCTTGTCTCAGTAATATAGTAAAGGATTGGCCAAAGGAGAAAGACTGTTGAAAAAACTTGAGCGAAAGTAATTCCAACATTGTTGGGAATGAAGCCTGTAGCACTGTGTACAATCTAGATACAAAATAAGCAAACAAGCTTTAAACAATAAGTTggagaaaatatataattaaATTGCATGTACCAGAAGTTGAATGTTAAATTCCACTTATTTGGTAGTAAAACTGAAATTTCCTGAGTTGTGCTGTAGTAGGGTAGAGCACAGTAACAGGAAATAAGCTCACCCGTTATTCCAATAGGATACaagataatgaaaaaaaatatctgttCAAACAGAAACATTAGTGGATAATGAaaccaaaagtaaaatttttaaatagtaaTATTTACCTGCACCAATGTAATTGCTGGCACAGTAGAGAGTAAATTCAAGATGTAGTAAAGGTAGCAAAGAACTTCAAGCAGTGACAGTCCAAGAAATCAATAACAGGGGGAATCCAAACTGATCTCTTGTCTCAGTAACATAGTAAAGGATTGGCCAAAGGAGAAAAACTCTTGAAAAAACTTGAGCGAAAGTAATTCCAACATTGCTGGGGATGATGCTTTGGCACTGTGTACAATCTAAATAGATACAAAATAACCAAACAAGCATTAAAGAATAAGTTggagaaaatattattaataaattaCATGTACCTTAAGATCAAAAGATTGCCTACATACTTTAAAAAGATTGCCTACAAACTTCAAACTACATTTGACTACATTTCCTGAAACTTGGTTGATTAGCAGCCAGCcatcaattgttttgttttgtcttgttttgtttttttgtcttgtttttttcatttctattattttctattattcCAATCCAAGGCCGCGTGAACTGTCTCGGTctatcaaaatcaaaactaaacgtaaacAGTGGACCGAGATTGCCTAGATAATAGGCTGTGTTTATATAGCACGGCTTTATAGCAATGCGTCAGAACCATCTAACGGCAGTTTAATAAAAcacgaaaacacaaatttgagTTTTTAATTATGATTTCGTCGACGTATAAAAATCTAAATGCGACGGCTCCATGTAAAACCTTGTCTTGCACAAGATGATCAAAATTTCCTAATTGTTGAACTATAAGACAAAAAATGTAtaagacattaatgaaaataaacaacTTTCCTATCTCACTGAGAGGAACGACGCCATCTGTTGGTGTGGGTTGGGTTGGGTTGGGTCAAGAAAAAAGGTCTTTGGCGATAGAATCCCTATCGGGAAATTTCTTTATGTTATCATTTTCACGGCTGTTGTGAGTTTTACATGGTTTAGTACTTATTAGTTGAAGCTGGCAAATAGGGATACTAGCAAACCATCTTAAACCTTGCATACCTACACTAACAATGTTTTACATAAGAGATTAAAATGTGATAATACCACAGCAATCttgcaaatttttaaatcttttcatATGTATCTTTTGTAGATGGTGAATTTCAGCTGAATATGAACTTCAAGTCATCGGGTCACATAGACAACTTtcgtttccaattttttaataatggtgaaaaaagtcaaaaaaattatttgtaagCAATTCTAAGACCAAACTGTTATTGTTTAGGCATGCAGCTAAACTCATTATAAGAATTGATTGTTCAAAAGTTTCCAAGTTATCGGGTAAAGGATTAtatatctatatttttttcagtatAGTCAACTAGTATTCATCATTTTCCTAAAATTTGTTTAGGCTTGGAAGCTAGCGTTAACACAGTGGAATGGAGGGTTTTGCAGAAGTATTTGTCAAAACCAGTCCATGTGCTTGGCTGTGTAGCTCTAGCTATACTATTACTGGGTTGCCAAGTCTCTATCCTTGCATTTGCTGGTGATGATGGATTCATTCCATTTAGTTCAACTTTCAAATATCATTAAATGGAGAAATTCACCCATGTTAAGGTGAGTGGAAACAGATAGCTTCAAAGTTCAAGTCAGTTTCAAGTTTCAAACATTTCGCAGATGTGCAATGTGAGGTGATGTGCAATATTTTTCGCAGATGGTATTGGAACAAATCCCTTGCGGTTACTCTCCTGCTCCATGGACAAAATCGTGTCGATCTGGGGAGTTCCAGCGGCATTTGGTATGATCAAGTCGCTATGGGACTGTGAGTGAAATCGATGGAAACACGGATGGCCGTCTCGCAGCAAAGAAAGAttggaggagagaaaaaccGTTTCTAAGTAATTTGATGACGTTAGTTAGCAAACTGTGAGTATTGCTTGAATAATAGTCTTCACGACTGTTTTTACATTTGAATTCTTCTTTCACAGAATTTTGTCTGTGCCTAGATAGCCTAGATTTGTACATTTCTTTAGTCTCTAAGTCTCTGCCCatctaaaatttttcttggagACTAAGGAAACTGCAAGTGGCAGCTTataaaatgtaattattttgataGATGTCTGTTAACTTGGTACAAATTGATATAATAAAATtctatgtgtttttttttctaggaaCGCTGACCATCTGGCCAgcgtttttcttcaaaagtgATGGCTTTTTTTGGTCCGATGTTGAACTGATCGACTAGAACATTTCTGTTCACACTTTTGAAACTGCTGGTGCTGGTTTTGAACATCCCTCATCGTTTGCTCAATGTCGGTGGATCTACTTCTACAAGTTGGTAAgtcattgttttattttatatttcttctgTCCTTCCTACAGTTTTTATAAGCCTATTGCCTTttattaaatatatatactgtGATTCTCACAGTATCCTCAGTCAGGGCCAAAGTTTCAGGGGGTTCCAATCCTGGAGAAGAGAAATATTACATAATATTAAACTGTAGTGCAATAGAAAAGTGAACTGAAAAGTCAGTTTACTTGGGTTGAGACTTAATGGTTGAAGACTTATTGCatttcacttttgaaattgccCTGGGATCTATGTGAGTTGAACTACCAATGGAAATCAAATTCCCACTGCATATTGATGGTACTGCTGCATGTGTACTCGATAACTCGTGCTCCATCCTGTTTTTCAGCGTGAAAAATGTCCATGCAATTCGTTGGTTGGTTCAAATTGACTATCTGATTATTTCTACGCGCCCATCTTTGACTATCCGTTTGATCACAAGGCATCGTAACAAATCCGCCGCTATAATAACCTTTAAAAATTGTTGCAAGTCACAAGCTTCAAATACGGAATCACTTAAAATCTAGCGACAAATCTCAATcaccttttgaaaaaatacagTAACCGGTAGCTTTTGCCCGAATAACTCCATTGTTATCTAGAAACCAAAGTTGGATCCCAACATGTTGATGGTCCCACATGTTGATGGTCCCATAACTTTTAGGGTCATTTGATACATCCATGACCTTGCCGTGCATTTTACTCTTGATGGCAAAGTACGTCGGCCTAAAAATCGACAAATGAATCAGTTCCactatcaaattcaaattctgaGCGTTTACTCTTTAATTATCGTCCATTCTTGATTTGTATGATTGTTACACTGGGTCTCGACCATTGGAAATGTAGGTGGGAATGTAGACTGCGTTCGCGTAGGCGTGTTCCAATACGTAATACTGGCGCAATTCTTTGGATTGTACATGTCACTGATTTTATTGTCTCGCAGCATCCATTTCTGTTTGTCGCACTTGTCCGTTCTAAATCGACCGTCTGATCGTTTTGAAACATATACAACtgtaaatgtttcaaatggttaaCAGCAAAATTTTGTCAATGTAATACCGTCACCTGTTGAGTACAGACAGAAACCGTTAGACTTTGCACGGATGCCATTTTCATCTTGGTACCACAGTTGGTTATCGGCAGGTTTCACTCTTCCGGCGTTCCACATTGGTTCCACCACCGTTATCGCAGCTTGGGAGATTTGCATCACTTTACCGTATCCGTGGATTGCGAAGTAGGTTGGGCTGACACTAGacaacaaatttaattcaCTCAGCAAATGTACTAGAATGTTTCACAAAATTGGCGTCCACCTCGTGTTATTCCTGTAGGGAATTCCTATCGTAGTTAGACCTCCAGGACGATTTGTTTTGCTTCCGTaattttgggcgaaaaaacacatttctttGGACGTGGCAATCTCTACTTGGGCTGCCGTTTGAATGACGGCCATCATGCTTGTCTCTGGCACTAGTTTCAGTGACTTGATCTCGCTCATGGCGATATCAGGTCTTGGATAGTAATGATTGAAATAGTCGTTGATCTTGTCTTCTGTTGCCAACATGGATGTTTCATCCCAACGGCTGATGCTATTTTGCGAGCAAACAATCACGTTCTTATTTCCCTGGGCCCCTATCCAATGACAGTTGTTGGACTCTGAGTTGAACGCGACTTTGTGATTGAGATCGCCAGCGATGGCGTTATAGACGACGACAAACCAATGCTTGGTATCGTACTTGTCACTGAGGTAATCGTAAATTATTTCAGCCAAATCGCGATTCAAAGTGGCGGCATTCTCTTTCATCATTTCCGTTATTTCGCTGGGTACACGACCTTCTTTGATGCATTCATTTTCGACTGCATTGATTTTGACAACCGCCTCTTGTTGATACTTGTCCAGTCTGTTTTTCTTCCTAGTCCTGCCCGTGTGAAGTATTGTATAATAGCGTTATGTAAGACAAACAGTCAAATTGTTATTGATTTGACGATAAATGTATGTACGTACTGGTCGACTGTTGGCATGCTGCTTTCTTTAAAGTACAAGGGCAATGTTCCAGCACCTAGCGATAGCAGCTGCATAACTCCTTGTAGGGAGTTGACAACCTGACGTCGATGgcactgtttttttgttttttttttgaaaactataACTTAATCAATCAATCGCGATGAGAAATACGTCTAGAATAAGTGAATTATACATGCCTTGGTCGAGTCTCGCAAGCTGTCAAGGTACGATGGCCCCGACACGGATTGATTCAAAAGCCTTTCAAAGATTCTGATGATGCTGTCTTCCAGTAATTTGGCTCCGTTGAGAAATTCGTCTTTGGCCACGGTGGAATTGGGCGACTCCAAATACTCGATGGCGTTGATGGCGGATCGCCTGATCTCGTCCTCGTGCGGAGCCACGTTCTCTCTCATGTAAACGTGATTGTGTATGTTGTTGAGCGTCATTTGATCTAGTATGCCTTCGATTCGATTGAGCTCTTCCGCAGCTTCGCGGTAATTTTTCTGCTTTTCCGAGTCGCTCCTCGCCAAGACGGACACCAGCCACATGACGTACTCGTAGGTTTGCGTGCACCAACCGATGAAATTCACCGTGGCCATAAATGCAGCGAAGAAATTGTTTGGAGTCATGATGATAATCTTGCTCTGAACTGTGCCAGGGCTACTTTTGACCAGGCCACCTCTAGCTGCTCCGATAATAGTCACATTTGGTTTAATTAAAAGCGTTTCGTTGATCGATATTGAATTCGTCGAATTTGCTGAAGGGATAACTGATGTAGACGGTGAGTTTTCCAGAACGCCTTTCGAAATTGAGGAATTACTTTGGGGCTGATCAGATAGCGGCAGAGAATGTACGTGCTGAGAGAAGCAGATGGCTAGGAACAATCCCAAGAGTGCAGTAAGCCACCCAAACTTGTACGACGAATCGTGCATTTTTAGGCGTAACGTTTTTCTGTGaattaaaggggaaaaaatgtgGGGCGATAATATATTGAGAATCTCTTGAAAATCCGTCTAGACAGCGTCGGTTCTTAAGTCTAGATAGACAGAAGTAGACTCGAGTAGACTAATCCATTACGCAAACACTATTACACATGTatagaggaaaacaaaaactgcgAAAATTCATTACTGTCATAAAATACGTGACCATATCCGGTCATATTCCTGTGAGTTTCACCCagacaaggttttttttcccgacacTGTAACCGACTTTAACCGAATTCTAACTTTTATGGCCTCGAATTGCAACGCTATACGGCGTTAGTTACTAAATCATTTGTTGTGAGGGTTAGGGTTATGTATTGGAAATTTaatggaatttgaaaaataatattgatttttaCCTGACTTTTGTAGgaaagattcttcttcttcgtcgtacTAGGCCACTGTGAAAATGTGCTTATCCTAAATTGAAGTTTGCAAGACCTGTCGAGGTCCAATACCAGTTGCCATGGAGCCTGCCTTTCGAATGATGCAGTCGTTGGTTATGCTCTTGATTTTGGTGTACCGACACGAGGATACGTGCATGTCGAAATGAAGGAAATCCGATCCGTGCATACAGCTCTATTCTTACTTCTAGGTTCACCTTACAATGGTGTCAgcggtaattttttgaaagtatCTAAGTCGTTTTGCGATGTCCTGAAGGCTGAAGGATGTCGCAATATGCTTACAGGTTTTAAGCTCAAGGCTAAACGAAATTTACAGAGAGGGAAAACAATCAGTGAATCCCCCGGGAGTAAGTCGCAGTTTGTCTGTACGAAAAATTTAAGTTTTGTTTGATATATTGTcacattaaatcaaattttgatttctcaaCTTGTTTATGCTTTTGTGCAGTTGACTTGTTAATAATCCCTTCAAAGTCTTACATTAGGCAACTTTAGGCTTGCAGAGGGCATTTTAGTCTTTGTTATAATAGTGCGTGAATTGTTGGTTCAACTTCACGCTGTATAACCTCACGCAGAATTTTACCTCCTACCTGCAGGTAAATGAACTACTTTCCGGTTTTTAAGTTCTAACAAAAATTGTGTccttaaaaagaaatggacatgCAGAGCTTTTACTAGGGCTTGGctctttaaaatgaaaaaaagattaatagtcattttttttggcgatttaaaaaataaacgacgAACTTCTCAAATTGCGAAACTACTTTGTCATGTGCAACATAGGACTTTTCATAGA
Above is a genomic segment from Daphnia pulicaria isolate SC F1-1A chromosome 8, SC_F0-13Bv2, whole genome shotgun sequence containing:
- the LOC124310980 gene encoding uncharacterized protein LOC124310980 isoform X2 — encoded protein: MHDSSYKFGWLTALLGLFLAICFSQHVHSLPLSDQPQSNSSISKGVLENSPSTSVIPSANSTNSISINETLLIKPNVTIIGAARGGLVKSSPGTVQSKIIIMTPNNFFAAFMATVNFIGWCTQTYEYVMWLVSVLARSDSEKQKNYREAAEELNRIEGILDQMTLNNIHNHVYMRENVAPHEDEIRRSAINAIEYLESPNSTVAKDEFLNGAKLLEDSIIRIFERLLNQSVSGPSYLDSLRDSTKCHRRQVVNSLQGVMQLLSLGAGTLPLYFKESSMPTVDQTRKKNRLDKYQQEAVVKINAVENECIKEGRVPSEITEMMKENAATLNRDLAEIIYDYLSDKYDTKHWFVVVYNAIAGDLNHKVAFNSESNNCHWIGAQGNKNVIVCSQNSISRWDETSMLATEDKINDYFNHYYPRPDIAMSEIKSLKLVPETSMMAVIQTAAQVEIATSKEMCFFAQNYGSKTNRPGGLTTIGIPYRNNTSVSPTYFAIHGYGKVMQISQAAITVVEPMWNAGRVKPADNQLWYQDENGIRAKSNGFCLYSTDGRFRTDKCDKQKWMLRDNKISDMYNPKNCASITYWNTPTRTQSTFPPTFPMVETQCNNHTNQEWTIIKEPTYFAIKSKMHGKVMDVSNDPKSYGTINMWDHQHVGIQLWFLDNNGVIRAKATGYCIFSKGYYSGGFVTMPCDQTDSQRWARRNNQIVNLNQPTNCMDIFHAEKQDGARVIEYTCSSTINMQWEFDFHW
- the LOC124310980 gene encoding uncharacterized protein LOC124310980 isoform X1 gives rise to the protein MHDSSYKFGWLTALLGLFLAICFSQHVHSLPLSDQPQSNSSISKGVLENSPSTSVIPSANSTNSISINETLLIKPNVTIIGAARGGLVKSSPGTVQSKIIIMTPNNFFAAFMATVNFIGWCTQTYEYVMWLVSVLARSDSEKQKNYREAAEELNRIEGILDQMTLNNIHNHVYMRENVAPHEDEIRRSAINAIEYLESPNSTVAKDEFLNGAKLLEDSIIRIFERLLNQSVSGPSYLDSLRDSTKCHRRQVVNSLQGVMQLLSLGAGTLPLYFKESSMPTVDQTRKKNRLDKYQQEAVVKINAVENECIKEGRVPSEITEMMKENAATLNRDLAEIIYDYLSDKYDTKHWFVVVYNAIAGDLNHKVAFNSESNNCHWIGAQGNKNVIVCSQNSISRWDETSMLATEDKINDYFNHYYPRPDIAMSEIKSLKLVPETSMMAVIQTAAQVEIATSKEMCFFAQNYGSKTNRPGGLTTIGIPYRNNTSVSPTYFAIHGYGKVMQISQAAITVVEPMWNAGRVKPADNQLWYQDENGIRAKSNGFCLYSTGDDGRFRTDKCDKQKWMLRDNKISDMYNPKNCASITYWNTPTRTQSTFPPTFPMVETQCNNHTNQEWTIIKEPTYFAIKSKMHGKVMDVSNDPKSYGTINMWDHQHVGIQLWFLDNNGVIRAKATGYCIFSKGYYSGGFVTMPCDQTDSQRWARRNNQIVNLNQPTNCMDIFHAEKQDGARVIEYTCSSTINMQWEFDFHW